A single window of Maribacter algicola DNA harbors:
- a CDS encoding efflux RND transporter permease subunit, giving the protein MLQKFIERPVLSTVISIIIVILGLLGLTSLPITQYPDIAPPTISVSATYPGANAETILESVIIPLEEQINGVEGMTYLTSTATNSGTATIDVFFDQEVDPDIAAVNVQNRVARANSLLPQAVIQTGVTTQKQQTSALMFMSFYSSNPDYDETFVQNYLKINVIPEIQRVNGVGNVNVFGSKDYAMRIWLQPEKLAAYGLIPSDVVGVLREQSLEAAAGALGENDGEAFSYVIKYGGRFKTEDQYSNIVVKALDNGRFLRLADVAEIELGAQSYAASSMTAGYPAVNMGIYQTKGSNAREIILEIENKLEKIKQDLPAGINIFIPYSTNNFLNASIEKVVSTLVEAFLLVFLVVFIFLQDFRSTLIPAIAVPVSIIGTFFFLNLFGYSINLLTLFALVLAIGIVVDDAIVVVEAVHAKMDEGAQDAKKATITAMNEISGAIISITLVMAAVFIPVTFVQGPTGVFYEQFGVTLIVAIMISALNALTLSPALCALFLKPHEEHTTKKKSLKQRFFDAFNTGFKATTNKYGQSVSFLYKHKWITVFILVLALAGIWWSSSVVKTGFVPDEDRGIVFMNIELPPGSSIDRTHEVNEELYSKIKQIPGVLDGSVIEGRSFLGGAGSNYGLGFVRLKDWDERDADSLSMASITAKMFGAAATIPEANIVFFAPPSIPGFGRSSGVEVNLLDRASGSFTDLDRINKKFIADLTDRPEIQYAQSSFDTGYPQYELEINVPRAKELGVSISSIFATLQGYIGSIFAADFSRFGKQYRVYVQALPEDRADKDNLDQMFVRTSGGVMTPITEFITLERVYGPQSVTRFNLFNSTKITAATNPGYSSGDAIKAVEEVAKSLPTTFSIAYSGLTREEVNAGDQTTTIFLLSLVFVYFLLAAQYESYLIPFSVLFSLPLGVFGAYFSTQIAGLQNNIYFQIALIMLLGLLAKNAILIVEFALQRRKHGLSILNAAIEGAESRLRPILMTSFAFILGLMPLALANGVGAEGNRSIGTGAVGGLLIGTVIGVFVIPTLFIFFQWLQEKISGTPKFEEVQKAE; this is encoded by the coding sequence ATGCTACAAAAGTTTATTGAACGGCCAGTGCTTTCAACGGTAATTTCGATTATTATCGTAATTCTAGGGTTATTGGGCCTCACCTCTTTGCCCATTACCCAGTATCCGGATATTGCGCCGCCAACCATAAGTGTTAGTGCAACCTATCCAGGTGCCAATGCCGAAACTATTTTAGAAAGTGTCATTATTCCACTTGAGGAGCAGATTAACGGGGTTGAGGGAATGACCTATCTAACTTCTACAGCAACCAATAGTGGAACGGCAACCATCGATGTATTTTTTGATCAAGAGGTAGATCCGGATATAGCCGCCGTCAATGTTCAAAACCGGGTAGCCAGGGCAAACTCGCTTTTGCCACAGGCCGTAATCCAAACGGGCGTGACCACCCAAAAGCAGCAAACGAGTGCGCTTATGTTCATGTCTTTTTACAGTAGCAATCCGGATTATGATGAAACATTCGTTCAGAATTATCTCAAAATAAACGTAATTCCTGAGATACAACGTGTAAACGGTGTGGGCAATGTAAACGTTTTTGGTTCCAAGGACTATGCTATGCGAATTTGGCTTCAGCCAGAAAAACTTGCGGCATACGGACTCATTCCTTCCGATGTTGTTGGGGTACTCAGGGAGCAAAGCTTGGAAGCGGCTGCTGGAGCTTTAGGCGAGAACGACGGTGAGGCGTTTAGTTATGTGATAAAATACGGAGGTAGGTTTAAGACTGAAGATCAGTATAGCAATATTGTCGTAAAGGCTTTGGACAATGGTCGTTTCCTAAGATTGGCAGACGTTGCCGAAATTGAGTTGGGTGCCCAATCCTATGCCGCTAGTTCAATGACAGCTGGTTACCCAGCCGTAAACATGGGTATTTACCAGACAAAAGGTTCCAATGCCAGGGAAATCATACTTGAAATTGAGAACAAGTTGGAAAAGATCAAACAAGACCTGCCGGCAGGTATAAACATATTTATACCCTATAGTACCAATAACTTCCTGAACGCCTCTATAGAAAAGGTCGTGAGTACTTTGGTAGAGGCCTTTTTGCTTGTATTCTTGGTAGTATTTATTTTTTTACAGGATTTCAGGTCAACCTTGATACCTGCCATTGCGGTTCCTGTGTCCATCATTGGAACGTTTTTCTTTCTTAACCTTTTTGGATATTCGATTAATCTATTGACACTTTTTGCACTGGTTTTGGCCATAGGAATTGTAGTGGACGATGCCATTGTAGTCGTTGAGGCCGTCCATGCTAAAATGGACGAGGGTGCCCAGGATGCCAAAAAGGCCACCATAACGGCCATGAACGAAATTTCCGGGGCCATCATTTCAATTACATTGGTGATGGCCGCAGTTTTTATACCGGTAACCTTTGTGCAAGGTCCAACCGGGGTGTTTTATGAACAATTTGGTGTGACGTTGATTGTGGCCATCATGATTTCGGCACTTAATGCCTTGACATTGAGCCCCGCCCTGTGCGCACTGTTCCTGAAACCACATGAAGAGCATACCACTAAAAAGAAAAGTTTAAAGCAGCGTTTTTTCGATGCCTTTAATACCGGCTTTAAGGCAACGACCAATAAATACGGTCAATCTGTAAGTTTTTTGTATAAACATAAATGGATTACGGTTTTTATACTTGTTCTCGCCTTGGCGGGTATATGGTGGTCGTCCAGCGTTGTTAAAACTGGTTTTGTTCCCGATGAAGATCGTGGAATTGTCTTTATGAACATTGAATTGCCTCCGGGTTCCTCTATCGATAGGACACATGAAGTTAACGAGGAACTGTATTCCAAAATTAAGCAAATACCAGGAGTTTTGGATGGATCGGTAATTGAAGGAAGAAGTTTTCTGGGAGGGGCAGGAAGCAATTACGGACTTGGTTTTGTTAGATTAAAGGACTGGGACGAAAGGGATGCCGATTCCCTATCTATGGCTTCCATAACCGCCAAAATGTTCGGGGCGGCCGCGACGATTCCAGAGGCGAATATCGTATTCTTTGCCCCTCCAAGTATCCCAGGTTTTGGTCGTTCCTCCGGGGTAGAGGTGAATCTCTTAGATAGGGCAAGCGGAAGTTTTACCGATTTGGATAGGATCAACAAAAAGTTTATTGCCGATTTAACAGATAGACCAGAAATTCAATATGCACAATCCTCATTTGACACTGGCTATCCCCAATATGAACTTGAAATAAATGTGCCAAGGGCCAAGGAACTTGGGGTTTCCATAAGTAGTATTTTCGCAACACTACAAGGTTATATAGGAAGTATTTTTGCCGCCGACTTTTCACGTTTTGGCAAACAGTACCGTGTGTACGTGCAAGCACTTCCGGAGGATAGGGCAGACAAAGATAACCTGGACCAAATGTTCGTTAGGACTTCGGGGGGCGTGATGACGCCTATTACCGAGTTTATAACCTTGGAAAGGGTGTATGGACCACAATCGGTTACAAGGTTTAATTTGTTCAACTCCACTAAGATTACGGCTGCCACCAATCCAGGTTATAGTTCTGGGGATGCCATTAAAGCGGTAGAAGAAGTGGCAAAATCCCTACCCACCACATTTTCCATAGCCTACTCAGGCCTGACACGCGAAGAAGTTAACGCCGGGGATCAAACAACGACCATCTTTTTACTGTCGTTGGTTTTCGTATATTTTCTTTTGGCCGCCCAATATGAGAGTTATCTGATTCCTTTTTCCGTACTCTTTTCTTTACCCTTGGGTGTGTTCGGGGCTTATTTTTCAACCCAAATTGCTGGCCTTCAGAACAATATTTATTTTCAGATCGCTTTGATCATGTTACTAGGTCTGTTGGCAAAAAATGCCATATTGATTGTAGAATTTGCACTGCAACGAAGAAAACATGGACTGAGTATATTAAATGCGGCCATAGAGGGTGCAGAGTCCAGATTACGGCCCATATTAATGACTTCATTCGCATTTATACTTGGTTTAATGCCCTTGGCTTTGGCCAATGGTGTGGGTGCAGAAGGGAACAGGTCCATCGGTACCGGAGCCGTAGGTGGATTATTGATTGGGACCGTAATTGGGGTTTTTGTAATCCCCACCTTGTTTATTTTCTTCCAATGGTTGCAGGAGAAGATATCGGGAACCCCAAAATTTGAAGAGGTTCAAAAGGCCGAATAA
- a CDS encoding cell division protein FtsQ/DivIB, with amino-acid sequence MNTIEKALEANEMVKSAQVYVTIDGELTSKIVQRKPIGRIEGDSKFYLDDEGKRMPFSSNYSARVPIITGNITGKSLEDVYKILEFINKDDFLRKNVIGIHIKAEDDYQLKFRLNQFVVNLGDIENLETKFSNFKAFYAKANKDNTLEDFAEVSLEFNNQVVCTKI; translated from the coding sequence TTGAATACTATAGAAAAGGCCCTTGAGGCCAATGAAATGGTGAAAAGTGCCCAGGTCTATGTCACTATAGACGGTGAGCTAACGTCTAAAATTGTTCAACGCAAACCCATAGGACGCATTGAGGGGGATTCAAAGTTTTATCTGGATGATGAAGGAAAACGTATGCCGTTTTCATCCAATTATTCGGCTAGGGTGCCTATTATCACAGGCAATATAACAGGGAAGAGCCTGGAGGATGTGTATAAAATTTTGGAGTTTATAAACAAGGACGATTTTTTGCGTAAGAATGTAATAGGTATTCATATCAAGGCGGAGGATGATTACCAATTGAAGTTTAGGCTGAACCAGTTTGTGGTGAATTTAGGGGATATTGAAAATTTGGAAACGAAGTTCAGCAATTTTAAAGCCTTTTACGCCAAGGCGAACAAGGATAATACCTTGGAGGATTTTGCGGAAGTTAGTTTGGAATTCAATAATCAGGTAGTGTGCACTAAAATATAA
- the ftsA gene encoding cell division protein FtsA — MEQGNYSVGLDIGTTKIVAIIGRKNEYGKIEILGIGKSKSLGVHRGVVNNITQTIKSIQQAVEQAETNSGLKIGSVVVGIAGQHIRSLQHSDYITRKDSEEVINEDDLDSLVNQVYKLIMLPGEEIIHVLPQEYKVDGQTEIKEPIGMYGGRLEANFHVVVGQVSSIKNVGRCIKSAGLDLGNITLEPLASADAVLSMEEKEAGVALIDIGGGTTDLAIFKDGIIRHTAVIPFGGGVITEDIKEGCSIIEKQAESLKVRFGSAWPGENKDNEIVSIQGLRGREPKEITLKNLSKIIHARVVEIIEQVYVEIKNYGHDEQKKKLIAGIVLTGGGSQLKHLKQLVEYITGMDTRIGYPNEHLAGDSDEEVASPLYATAVGLLMNAIRKEERKSAINKNKIKKEEEPVMAGFEEEVKVNQPMKERKSVFDRWSEKLKDFLDNAE; from the coding sequence ATGGAACAAGGAAATTATTCGGTCGGTTTAGACATAGGGACCACTAAAATTGTGGCCATAATCGGAAGAAAGAACGAGTACGGGAAAATTGAGATTTTGGGTATTGGTAAATCCAAAAGTCTGGGCGTACATAGAGGCGTTGTTAACAATATCACACAAACCATAAAATCCATACAGCAGGCCGTGGAACAGGCCGAAACCAATTCCGGACTAAAAATAGGTTCCGTTGTAGTAGGGATTGCCGGTCAGCACATCAGAAGCCTGCAGCACAGTGACTACATTACCAGAAAGGATTCAGAGGAAGTTATCAATGAGGACGACTTGGATTCCTTGGTCAATCAAGTCTATAAACTGATCATGCTTCCTGGGGAGGAAATCATTCATGTATTGCCACAGGAATATAAGGTGGATGGACAGACTGAAATAAAAGAGCCTATTGGTATGTACGGTGGCAGATTGGAGGCCAATTTCCATGTGGTGGTAGGCCAGGTTTCCTCTATCAAGAATGTAGGCAGATGTATAAAAAGTGCAGGACTGGACTTGGGGAACATTACCTTGGAGCCACTGGCATCTGCTGATGCCGTGTTGAGCATGGAAGAGAAGGAGGCCGGCGTCGCTTTGATCGATATAGGGGGCGGAACTACGGATTTGGCCATTTTTAAAGATGGTATTATCCGTCATACGGCCGTAATACCTTTTGGTGGCGGCGTTATAACCGAGGATATTAAGGAAGGCTGCTCCATCATAGAAAAACAGGCCGAAAGTCTTAAGGTACGTTTTGGTTCCGCTTGGCCTGGGGAGAACAAGGACAATGAAATCGTATCCATACAAGGTTTGAGGGGCCGTGAACCTAAGGAAATTACCTTAAAGAACCTCTCCAAAATCATACATGCCAGAGTGGTCGAAATTATAGAGCAAGTGTATGTTGAAATCAAGAACTATGGTCATGACGAGCAAAAAAAGAAATTGATTGCGGGCATCGTACTTACAGGAGGTGGAAGTCAATTGAAGCACCTAAAGCAGTTGGTGGAATATATTACGGGAATGGATACCCGTATAGGCTACCCCAACGAGCATTTGGCAGGGGATTCAGACGAGGAAGTGGCCAGCCCCCTTTACGCCACGGCCGTAGGTTTGTTGATGAACGCCATTAGGAAGGAAGAAAGGAAGTCGGCCATCAATAAAAATAAGATTAAGAAGGAGGAAGAACCTGTAATGGCCGGCTTTGAAGAAGAGGTTAAGGTGAATCAACCTATGAAGGAGCGGAAATCCGTTTTTGACCGATGGTCCGAAAAGTTGAAGGATTTTTTGGATAATGCCGAGTAA
- the murC gene encoding UDP-N-acetylmuramate--L-alanine ligase codes for MEIKDIHRVYFIGIGGIGMSALARYFKFIGKEVAGYDKTETPLTLELSGHAISVHYEDDLELVPKSFLNPTETLIVYTPAVKTTHSEYQYFLRNDFVIKKRSEVLGLITQDSFCFAVAGTHGKTTTSSILAHLLRETGTPLTAFLGGISEDFNSNFLLEGTEYSVVEADEFDRSFLRLSPNVACITSMDADHLDIYGDAAELQKSFHQFVGRIKPGGKLFVRNGLPLEGITYGIEDDSDYCIRNIKIEHGAYIFDLGTPDGTFTGVKFNKPGRHNLLNGLVAFAMAIQAGSPPYRLAEALASFKGVQRRFSYRIKNEDFVLIDDYAHHPTEIDAVYDAITEMHPNKRVLAIFQPHLFSRTKDFGDDFAKSLSKFHSVLLLEIYPAREEPMEGIDSAWLLKKMTNPVKKIVEKGDLVSEIKAQNPEVLVMMGAGDIGLEIMKVKKELEYAH; via the coding sequence ATGGAAATTAAGGATATACATAGGGTTTACTTCATTGGTATCGGAGGTATAGGTATGTCCGCATTGGCCCGGTATTTCAAGTTTATCGGGAAAGAAGTGGCCGGTTACGATAAGACCGAGACCCCTTTGACACTTGAACTATCGGGCCATGCGATTTCCGTGCATTATGAGGATGATCTTGAATTGGTTCCCAAATCGTTCTTAAACCCTACCGAAACTTTAATTGTTTATACACCGGCCGTAAAAACTACACATTCAGAATATCAATACTTTCTTAGGAATGATTTTGTCATCAAAAAGCGCTCTGAAGTTTTGGGGTTGATTACCCAAGATTCCTTCTGCTTTGCCGTAGCGGGTACACACGGTAAGACGACTACATCAAGCATTCTTGCCCATTTATTGCGGGAGACAGGAACACCTCTAACAGCATTTTTGGGAGGTATATCAGAGGATTTCAATAGCAATTTTCTTTTAGAGGGAACCGAATATTCGGTCGTGGAGGCTGATGAGTTTGATCGCTCTTTTTTAAGGTTGTCACCCAATGTGGCCTGTATTACCTCTATGGACGCGGATCATTTGGATATCTATGGCGATGCAGCGGAATTACAAAAGTCATTTCACCAGTTTGTTGGCCGCATTAAGCCCGGTGGAAAACTGTTCGTACGAAACGGTCTGCCCTTGGAAGGGATTACCTATGGAATTGAGGATGATTCGGATTATTGTATCCGAAATATAAAAATAGAACATGGTGCCTACATTTTTGATTTGGGAACCCCGGACGGAACATTTACTGGGGTTAAATTCAACAAGCCGGGAAGACACAACTTATTGAACGGTTTGGTTGCTTTTGCTATGGCGATACAGGCAGGTTCCCCACCGTATCGCCTGGCCGAAGCTTTGGCTTCTTTTAAGGGTGTTCAGAGACGATTTTCCTACCGTATCAAAAACGAGGATTTCGTCCTCATAGATGATTACGCCCATCACCCAACTGAAATAGATGCCGTGTACGATGCCATAACGGAAATGCATCCCAATAAAAGGGTTTTGGCCATTTTCCAGCCGCATTTATTCAGCCGGACAAAGGATTTTGGGGATGATTTTGCAAAAAGTCTATCGAAATTCCATAGCGTACTTCTTTTGGAAATCTATCCGGCCAGGGAAGAGCCTATGGAGGGAATAGATTCCGCTTGGCTATTGAAAAAAATGACCAATCCTGTAAAGAAAATAGTTGAAAAAGGGGATTTGGTATCGGAAATAAAAGCCCAAAATCCAGAAGTGCTTGTCATGATGGGGGCAGGGGACATAGGGCTGGAAATTATGAAGGTAAAAAAGGAATTGGAGTATGCGCATTAA
- a CDS encoding efflux RND transporter periplasmic adaptor subunit, with amino-acid sequence MKKFYTFLIVISALFLISCGDETVGNSGGGTAVPSFQVIEIPTKDVTSFTTYPASIEGIVNSEVMAKISGYITDVLVDEGEQVKKGETLFKLETQSLSQDAAAASANVNAAQVEVDKLKPLVEKNIISSVQLETAKAKLQQAKSTYNSINANINYGSIKSPVDGYVGSIRFRRGALVSPSNTQPLTIVADISEVFAYFSMNEKDYLDFIQDTKGNTIDEKIQNLPEVELILANGRVYNQKGKIETINSQVDAATGAITFRAKFDNPSRILTNGNSAKIRIPKKYEGVIVVPKESTFERQGNVYIYLVNKDSTAAAKSINVINEVDNLYLVESGINKGDRVIGLGVDKLRGDSKIIPLQVPFDSVAKPIKKLFR; translated from the coding sequence ATGAAGAAATTTTACACCTTCCTTATTGTTATTTCAGCCCTATTTTTAATTTCCTGTGGTGACGAAACCGTTGGAAATTCAGGTGGCGGAACTGCAGTGCCGTCATTTCAGGTAATAGAAATACCTACAAAGGATGTTACTTCCTTTACTACATATCCTGCAAGTATTGAGGGAATTGTTAATAGTGAGGTTATGGCCAAAATCTCAGGTTATATTACAGATGTCTTGGTAGATGAGGGGGAACAGGTAAAAAAGGGAGAGACCCTTTTTAAATTGGAAACCCAATCCCTAAGTCAGGATGCCGCTGCGGCTTCAGCAAATGTCAATGCCGCCCAGGTTGAGGTGGATAAACTAAAACCTTTGGTTGAAAAGAATATTATCAGCAGTGTGCAGCTGGAAACCGCAAAGGCAAAGTTGCAACAGGCAAAAAGTACTTATAATTCCATCAATGCCAACATCAACTATGGGAGTATTAAAAGCCCTGTTGATGGATACGTTGGTTCGATTCGCTTTAGAAGAGGAGCCTTGGTTAGCCCATCCAACACACAACCACTAACCATTGTTGCGGATATAAGCGAGGTATTTGCCTATTTTTCCATGAATGAAAAGGATTATTTGGATTTTATTCAGGATACGAAGGGCAATACTATAGACGAGAAGATACAGAACCTACCCGAAGTTGAATTAATTCTCGCCAATGGTAGGGTATACAATCAAAAGGGGAAAATCGAGACCATAAATTCTCAGGTAGATGCCGCTACGGGAGCCATTACTTTTAGGGCCAAATTTGACAATCCCTCTCGGATTTTGACTAATGGCAATAGTGCTAAGATTAGGATACCCAAAAAATACGAGGGTGTGATAGTGGTTCCCAAGGAGAGTACTTTTGAAAGGCAAGGTAATGTATATATTTATTTGGTTAACAAAGATAGTACCGCGGCTGCCAAGTCCATAAATGTCATCAATGAGGTGGATAATCTCTACCTGGTAGAAAGTGGTATCAATAAAGGGGACAGAGTTATTGGCCTTGGAGTTGACAAATTGCGTGGAGATTCCAAAATAATACCCCTCCAAGTGCCTTTTGATAGTGTGGCAAAACCCATAAAAAAACTGTTTAGATAA
- a CDS encoding GbsR/MarR family transcriptional regulator, translating into MALCSEYKRELIEELGLYFEKRHSLPPLASRIYAIMVLSSFEGFTFEELMDITQASKSSVSTNLNLLLQLKFLEYYTRPGERKRYFRSSGSFLQNMLKERYETINSDLELTQKVNKFNQENNPENYSKKGYIGDIFHTFLVREKLNIEQTLQRIRDFKEKN; encoded by the coding sequence ATGGCCCTTTGTTCGGAATACAAAAGAGAGTTAATAGAGGAATTGGGCCTCTATTTTGAAAAAAGGCACAGTTTGCCGCCCTTGGCTTCTCGTATTTATGCCATTATGGTATTATCCTCTTTCGAGGGCTTTACTTTTGAGGAACTTATGGACATAACCCAGGCAAGTAAAAGTTCCGTTTCCACCAATTTAAATCTCTTGTTGCAATTAAAGTTCTTGGAATACTATACGCGGCCCGGTGAGCGGAAAAGATATTTTAGGAGTTCCGGTAGTTTTTTGCAAAACATGCTAAAAGAGCGTTATGAAACAATAAATTCGGATCTGGAACTAACCCAAAAAGTCAATAAGTTTAATCAGGAGAACAATCCGGAAAATTATAGCAAAAAGGGGTACATCGGAGATATTTTTCACACCTTCCTGGTACGGGAGAAATTGAATATTGAACAAACCTTACAACGCATAAGGGACTTCAAAGAAAAAAACTAA
- the ftsZ gene encoding cell division protein FtsZ has translation MSNHNEFDSISFDLPKNQSNVIKVIGVGGGGSNAINHMFQAGINGVDFVICNTDAQALDNSPVPNKIQLGVSLTEGLGAGANPEIGEQAAMESMEDIKGMLDRTTKMIFITAGMGGGTGTGAAPVIAKFAKEMDILTVGIVTMPFQFEGKMRCDQAQLGIEKLRKNVDSLIVINNNKLREVYGNLGFKAGFSKADEVLATAARGIAEVITHHYTQNIDLRDAKTVLSNSGTAIMGSAIASGSSRANEAIMKALDSPLLNDNKITGAKNVLLLIVSGAQEITIDEIGEINDHIQIEAGYGANIIMGVGEDESLGESIAVTVIATGFNVEQQDDIVNTEAKKIIHTLEDNQKAEAELLSTQRTIHTLEIEEEEEEKEEPKERYQFLDPGDFDLIPTTNYIRNFNVFYDEVIAESISEEDFVIIDATSKIRDIEVVEPEVLKYSREEKEQFAMSFGKPMEEEENENVVVFNFDDEIKDLDVNDSVEIIPVLEYNKKGETRYSLDDYMELENRLTGAKSKAEEFEPKIIEDELVFEKRTVVSRENSNHDTSLDPMETPIEELLRQRADERRRKLKDFNYKFKNSLSNIDEIEKEPAYKRQGVNLNDNPREKKISRTTLSDDSNDEIQLRSNNSFLHDNVD, from the coding sequence ATGAGTAATCACAACGAATTTGATAGTATTTCTTTTGATCTTCCAAAAAATCAAAGTAACGTCATAAAAGTCATTGGAGTTGGTGGCGGCGGTAGTAATGCCATAAACCATATGTTCCAGGCCGGTATCAACGGGGTGGACTTTGTTATCTGTAATACAGATGCACAAGCCTTGGACAATAGTCCAGTACCTAACAAGATTCAACTTGGCGTGTCATTGACGGAGGGATTGGGAGCTGGTGCCAATCCTGAGATAGGTGAACAGGCCGCAATGGAGAGTATGGAGGATATCAAAGGTATGTTGGACCGTACGACAAAAATGATTTTCATTACTGCCGGTATGGGTGGGGGAACAGGGACTGGTGCTGCTCCCGTAATTGCCAAGTTCGCTAAGGAAATGGATATCCTAACAGTTGGTATTGTTACCATGCCCTTTCAATTCGAGGGTAAAATGCGTTGTGATCAAGCCCAACTGGGTATAGAAAAATTACGAAAAAATGTCGATTCCTTAATTGTAATCAACAATAATAAGTTAAGGGAAGTTTATGGAAACCTTGGGTTTAAGGCTGGTTTTTCAAAGGCTGACGAAGTTTTGGCAACTGCCGCTAGAGGTATAGCAGAGGTGATAACCCACCACTATACGCAGAACATCGACTTACGCGATGCCAAGACGGTTCTTTCCAATAGTGGAACGGCGATTATGGGATCGGCCATTGCATCTGGATCTTCAAGGGCCAATGAAGCGATAATGAAAGCACTGGATTCACCGCTTTTGAACGACAACAAAATTACGGGCGCTAAGAATGTATTGCTGTTGATTGTATCCGGAGCTCAAGAAATCACCATCGATGAAATAGGTGAAATCAATGATCATATTCAAATTGAAGCTGGATACGGGGCCAATATCATCATGGGTGTTGGAGAGGACGAATCCCTGGGCGAGTCCATCGCGGTTACCGTTATCGCCACGGGTTTTAATGTTGAACAACAGGATGACATAGTAAATACCGAAGCAAAAAAAATCATTCATACCTTAGAAGACAATCAAAAGGCGGAAGCTGAACTATTGTCAACCCAACGTACTATACACACCTTGGAAATTGAGGAGGAAGAAGAAGAAAAGGAAGAACCCAAGGAGCGTTATCAGTTTTTAGATCCAGGTGACTTTGATTTAATTCCCACTACCAATTACATTCGCAATTTTAATGTGTTTTATGATGAGGTAATCGCCGAATCCATTTCAGAGGAAGACTTTGTAATCATCGATGCAACATCCAAAATAAGGGATATCGAAGTAGTTGAACCTGAAGTTTTGAAGTATAGCAGGGAAGAAAAAGAACAATTCGCCATGAGTTTCGGTAAGCCAATGGAAGAAGAAGAAAACGAGAACGTTGTGGTTTTTAATTTTGATGACGAAATTAAGGATTTGGACGTGAACGATAGCGTGGAGATAATTCCTGTTTTGGAGTATAATAAAAAGGGAGAGACAAGATACAGTTTGGACGACTATATGGAGCTTGAGAATAGGCTGACAGGCGCAAAATCTAAAGCTGAGGAGTTCGAACCTAAAATTATAGAAGATGAATTGGTTTTTGAGAAAAGAACCGTTGTATCCAGGGAAAATAGTAACCATGATACCTCGTTAGATCCCATGGAAACCCCTATTGAGGAACTCTTGAGACAGAGAGCGGATGAACGCCGTAGAAAGTTAAAGGATTTCAATTATAAGTTCAAAAATAGCTTGAGCAATATTGATGAAATCGAAAAGGAACCGGCATACAAAAGACAGGGAGTAAATTTGAACGACAATCCACGGGAAAAAAAAATTTCCAGAACGACCCTAAGTGATGATAGTAATGACGAGATTCAATTAAGGTCCAACAATTCGTTTTTGCACGATAACGTTGATTAG
- a CDS encoding GatB/YqeY domain-containing protein produces the protein MSLQAKVMEQMKVAMKSKDTVALESLRAIKSALLLESTSGSGKEISEEDEIRLVQKLVKQRKDSAAIFIEQGRKDLADPELAQVAVIEQFLPEQLTEEEVEKVVIQTIDATGASGMKDMGKVMGIVSKELAGQADGKLISTIVKQKLSS, from the coding sequence ATGAGTTTACAGGCAAAAGTAATGGAACAGATGAAGGTGGCTATGAAATCCAAGGATACGGTAGCCTTGGAATCCTTGAGAGCCATCAAATCCGCTCTTTTGTTGGAGAGCACTAGTGGTTCCGGTAAGGAAATTAGTGAAGAGGATGAGATCAGGTTGGTTCAGAAATTGGTAAAACAGCGAAAGGATAGTGCCGCGATTTTTATAGAACAAGGAAGAAAGGATTTAGCAGATCCAGAATTGGCACAGGTTGCAGTGATAGAACAATTTTTACCGGAACAACTTACTGAGGAAGAAGTCGAAAAAGTAGTTATACAAACTATCGATGCCACAGGTGCTTCGGGTATGAAGGATATGGGAAAGGTCATGGGTATCGTTTCCAAGGAATTGGCAGGTCAGGCGGATGGGAAGTTAATTTCCACGATTGTAAAGCAAAAATTAAGTTCCTAG